From a single Parambassis ranga chromosome 2, fParRan2.1, whole genome shotgun sequence genomic region:
- the LOC114431841 gene encoding D-beta-hydroxybutyrate dehydrogenase, mitochondrial, with protein sequence MNILFFLGHIIGILPISTVLLFLLARLVSRHRCAQDGHGRGVLITGCDSGFGHQLARCLDKKGFVVFAGCLSPEGAGAQCLAAQSSSNLKILKLDVTSDEEVQRAKKMVQENLPEKGLWAVVNNAGVSDWAEIEWSTTEDFRSMLDVNLFGCIRTSIAFLPLVRAAKGRMVYVSSIFAFFNCLNMGAYSVSKRGLEAFADCLRVEMASFGVKVSIIQPGNFGRATNILKAKTASDIWEKLDDERKKIFNRQYMELANDYFTSTCQAGFKDTDLVIDSMVHAIVSAQPKGRYLLVSAVDMFFFRLFPFLPTALTDAVFSLSSMYAKRKEMLYAK encoded by the exons ATGAACATCCTTTTCTTCCTTGGCCACATCATCGGTATCCTCCCCATCTCCACCGTCCTGCTCTTTCTCCTGGCAAGGCTGGTTTCCCGCCATAGATGTGCGCAGGACGGCCACGGCCGCGGCGTGCTGATAACAGGCTGTGACAGCGGCTTTGGACACCAGCTTGCCCGCTGTTTGGACAAAAAGGGCTTTGTGGTCTTCGCTGGGTGTTTGTCTCCAGAAGGAGCTGGAGCCCAGTGCCTGGCTGCACAAAGCTCCAGTAATCTGAAAATCCTCAAGCTGGACGTCACAAGCGATGAAGAGGTGCAGCGGGCCAAAAAGATGGTCCAGGAAAACCTGCCAGAGAAAG gcctgTGGGCAGTTGTGAACAACGCTGGGGTTTCTGACTGGGCTGAGATTGAATGGAGCACTACTGAAGATTTTCGCTCTATGCTGGACGTTAACCTGTTCGGCTGCATCAGGACCTCCATCGCTTTTCTTCCTCTGGTTCGTGCTGCCAAAG GTCGAATGGTTTATGTGTCGAGCATCTTCGCCTTCTTTAACTGCCTGAACATGGGAGCCTATAGCGTGTCCAAGAGAGGCCTGGAGGCTTTTGCAGACTGCCTACGGGTGGAGATGGCCAGTTTTGGAGTGAAG GTCAGCATCATCCAGCCTGGTAATTTTGGCCGTGCCACAAACATCCTGAAGGCCAAAACTGCTTCCGACATCTGGGAGAAACTGGACGACGAGCGGAAGAAGATCTTCAATCGGCAGTACATGGAGCTGGCCAATGACTACTTCACATCAACGTGCCAGGCCGGCTTCAAGGACACAGACCTGGTCATCGACTCGATGGTGCACGCCATCGTGTCTGCTCAGCCGAAAGGCAGATACTTGCTGGTCTCTGCAGTGGACATGTTCTTCTTTAGGCTGTTCCCATTTCTGCCCACCGCCCTCACTGATGCCGTGTTCTCTCTCAGCTCCATGTACGCTAAAAGAAAAGAGATGCTTTATGCAAAATAA
- the LOC114446257 gene encoding neuronal acetylcholine receptor subunit alpha-2-like: protein MEQKRDLTPIYCCWILINSVLSEHWPRAHIEDELFRSLFGGYSKWTRPAQNTTDVVIVKFGLSIAQLIDVDEKNQMMTTNVWLKQEWTDYKLQWSPSDFDNVTSIRVPSELIWVPDIVLYNNADGEFAVTHMTKAQLFHTGRVRWVPPAIYKSSCSIDVTFFPFDHQSCKMKFGSWTYDRAKIDLEPFENTVDLKDYWESGEWAIVNAVGTYNTKKYDCCHEIYPDITYYFVIRRLPLFYTINLIIPCLLISCLTVLVFYLPSDCGEKITLCISVLLSLTVFLLLITEIIPSTSLVIPLIGEYLLFTMIFVTLSIIITVFVLNVHHRSSETHSMPRWVRRLFLSVVPRWLCMKRPHHDLQPVRCRHLNELLTVRTPGPLHCTSTRLTQESDIDFHGYQNDNGWSQSDAGDETDYCGLHAFANTDRVLRFGRQRFSPTSPPSPQSLGYTLLPQGRSTFTLDWDTPPAEHESAFALSPAVLSAMEGVTYIAEHLRAEDADFSVKEDWKYVAMVVDRIFLWMFIIVCLLGTVGLFLPPWLSGMI, encoded by the exons ATGGAGCAGAAAAGAGATCTGACACCGATTTACTGCTGCTGGATCCTCATCAACTCCG TGCTGTCTGAACACTGGCCTCGTGCTCACATTGAGGATGAGCTTTTCAGGAGTTTGTTTGGAGGCTACAGCAAGTGGACGCGTCCGGCACAGAACACCACAGACGTGGTCATTGTCAAGTTTGGCCTCTCTATCGCACAGCTGATTGATGTG GACGAGAAAAATCAGATGATGACCACAAACGTGTGGCTGAAACAG GAGTGGACAGATTATAAGCTGCAGTGGAGCCCCTCTGACTTTGACAACGTGACATCCATCAGGGTTCCATCTGAGCTTATCTGGGTGCCTGACATCGTGCTGTACAACAA TGCTGATGGAGAGTTTGCCGTCACCCACATGACTAAGGCACAGCTGTTCCACACTGGTCGCGTCCGCTGGGTGCCGCCTGCTATCTATAAGTCCTCCTGCTCCATCGACgtcactttttttccttttgaccATCAGAGCTGCAAGATGAAGTTCGGGTCGTGGACGTATGACCGTGCCAAGATCGACCTGGAACCCTTTGAGAACACTGTGGACCTGAAG GATTACTGGGAGAGTGGAGAGTGGGCGATCGTCAATGCCGTGGGGACCTACAACACCAAGAAGTATGACTGCTGCCATGAGATCTACCCCGACATCACCTACTATTTCGTCATCCGCCGCCTCCCTCTTTTCTACACCATCAACCTCATCATCCCCTGCCTCCTCATCTCCTGCCTCACCGTTCTAGTCTTCTACCTGCCCTCGGACTGCGGTGAGAAGATCACGCTCTGCATCTCTGTCCTGCTGTCGCTCACCGTCTTCCTGCTTCTTATCACGGAGATCATCCCATCCACGTCGCTTGTCATACCACTAATTGGGGAGTACCTGCTCTTCACCATGATCTTTGTCACGCtttccatcatcatcactgtgtttgtgctgaacgTGCACCACCGCtcgtcagagacacacagcatgcCTCGGTGGGTCCGGAGGCTGTTCCTGTCCGTGGTGCCGCGCTGGCTGTGCATGAAGCGGCCGCACCACGATCTCCAGCCTGTACG TTGCCGCCATCTTAATGAGCTCCTCACCGTCCGGACTCCAGGCCCCTTACACTGCACATCCACACGGCTCACTCAGGAGTCAGACATCGACTTCCATGGTTACCAGAACGACAATGGTTGGAGTCAGTCTGATGCTGGTGATGAAACCGACTACTGCGGCCTGCACGCATTTGCAAACACAGACCGCGTGCTGAGATTTGGTCGGCAGAGGTTTTCCCCCAcgtctcctccctctcctcaaTCTCTGGGCTACACCCTCCTTCCACAGGGACGCTCCACATTTACCTTGGACTGGGACACCCCTCCTGCGGAGCATGAGTCAGCCTTCGCCTTATCTCCTGCTGTGCTGTCAGCCATGGAGGGGGTGACGTATATCGCAGAGCATCTGAGAGCAGAAGACGCAGACTTTTCG gtgaAGGAGGACTGGAAGTATGTTGCCATGGTTGTAGACCGGATCTTCCTGtggatgtttattattgtttgtcTGTTGGGGACTGTTGgactcttccttcctccttggCTCTCTGGAATGATTTAA